In Leptolyngbyaceae cyanobacterium, one genomic interval encodes:
- a CDS encoding uracil-DNA glycosylase — translation MPDEEQLSLFDLLPNGEAPTPSASQYDLIPTSAKIPIPSGTYKHLDELANHCNQCHRCGLGDTRTHAVVARGNPEARVMIIGEAPGQNEDETGLPFVGKAGQLLEKILASVGLNSETDVYICNANKCRPPKNREPTPDEVAACRPYLLEQIRMVNPKIILLTGATAVKSVTGDKRGITKIRGTWMEWEGRLCMPILHPAYLLRNPSKERGSPKWLMWQDIQAVKAKLAELI, via the coding sequence ATGCCCGACGAAGAACAACTCAGTCTGTTTGATCTTTTACCAAATGGGGAAGCACCTACTCCGTCAGCTTCTCAGTATGATTTGATTCCCACAAGTGCGAAAATACCGATTCCCTCAGGTACTTATAAACACTTAGATGAATTAGCGAATCATTGTAACCAGTGTCATCGTTGCGGTTTGGGTGATACCCGCACTCACGCTGTGGTTGCGCGGGGTAATCCAGAAGCGCGAGTAATGATAATTGGGGAAGCGCCGGGACAAAATGAGGACGAGACGGGTTTGCCTTTTGTGGGGAAAGCGGGTCAACTCCTAGAGAAGATTCTCGCCTCTGTGGGGCTCAATAGCGAAACGGATGTATATATTTGTAACGCGAACAAATGCCGACCGCCTAAAAACCGCGAACCGACACCGGATGAAGTTGCTGCTTGTCGTCCTTATTTGTTAGAGCAAATTCGCATGGTTAATCCCAAAATTATTCTTTTAACTGGCGCAACGGCAGTTAAAAGCGTCACTGGAGATAAGCGGGGAATTACCAAAATTCGCGGTACTTGGATGGAGTGGGAAGGGCGTCTTTGTATGCCAATTTTGCACCCAGCATATTTGTTGAGAAATCCTTCTAAGGAACGGGGTAGTCCGAAGTGGTTGATGTGGCAGGATATTCAAGCTGTGAAAGCTAAATTGGCTGAATTAATTTAG
- a CDS encoding HEAT repeat domain-containing protein, with translation MDTNKQIIPEPSIPKEANTNIDEIWQMLSHQDFLIRQKGVRNLVKISNISTVERLIKILNEDSYVRGWAAWALSKIGSDEAITELGKALKNEEQDVRCWAVWALAEIGSDAAVCKLLYALYHPDYEVRWRAITGLGRIFEKPSSKDDREVLNHLLKTVKDEDYYVRSRAIAAIGKLRAKVAVPILSQALYDPEFSVRYRAAEALEKIGDSEAVSALMQALQHDDSDVRSSVIYSLAQVNSQLGIDSLLKALRDPESKVRAKAAEVLGKFKSNEVINALLEALLDEDFYVRWRAASALGEIGSEQAINGLVEALKDKNPCVRGAAASALGQIGSKSALSGLWRSIKDKDYYVSKRVAIALKKITAKSVASKMIANQSQQSNLPNILITSYGEAGEHILCPNRGPLIKHLISIASPGVDLPEGYTNVPHRLRLEFDDIDIPHNDPEYVLATPEHIRKVINFVSEVSELNGHILIHCQAGISRSSAVALTVCAQLLGAGKEKDAMEIVMKARPQAMPNLWVVELADDALGRGGKLLEVAQGYQG, from the coding sequence ATGGACACTAACAAGCAGATAATTCCCGAACCATCGATTCCTAAAGAGGCGAATACTAATATTGATGAAATATGGCAAATGCTAAGTCATCAAGACTTTTTGATTCGGCAAAAGGGTGTCCGTAATTTGGTAAAAATATCTAATATATCTACTGTCGAAAGACTAATCAAAATTTTAAATGAAGATTCTTACGTTCGGGGCTGGGCGGCTTGGGCTTTAAGTAAAATTGGTAGTGACGAAGCTATTACCGAACTCGGCAAAGCACTAAAAAATGAAGAGCAAGATGTGCGTTGTTGGGCTGTTTGGGCATTAGCAGAAATTGGCAGTGATGCCGCAGTATGTAAACTATTATATGCTCTTTACCATCCCGATTATGAAGTACGTTGGCGAGCCATTACCGGGTTGGGAAGAATATTTGAAAAGCCATCGTCAAAGGACGATCGAGAAGTATTAAATCATTTACTAAAAACAGTTAAAGATGAAGATTATTACGTTCGTAGCAGAGCGATTGCTGCCATAGGTAAATTACGTGCAAAAGTAGCTGTACCAATCCTATCCCAAGCACTATACGATCCTGAATTTTCCGTGCGTTATCGAGCGGCTGAAGCTTTAGAGAAAATTGGCGATTCTGAAGCTGTATCTGCTTTAATGCAAGCTTTACAACATGATGATTCTGATGTGCGTTCTAGCGTTATTTATTCCTTGGCTCAAGTTAATAGTCAACTGGGAATTGATAGTTTATTAAAAGCGCTGCGCGATCCCGAATCAAAGGTGCGAGCTAAAGCTGCTGAAGTATTAGGAAAATTCAAGTCTAATGAAGTTATTAATGCTTTGTTAGAAGCTTTATTAGATGAAGATTTCTACGTGCGTTGGAGAGCCGCTTCTGCTTTAGGAGAAATTGGTTCTGAACAGGCAATTAATGGGTTAGTAGAAGCCCTTAAAGATAAAAACCCTTGCGTGCGAGGTGCGGCTGCTTCTGCTTTAGGCCAAATTGGTAGTAAATCAGCCTTATCTGGCTTATGGCGAAGTATTAAAGATAAAGATTATTATGTTAGTAAAAGAGTAGCGATCGCTTTAAAGAAAATTACTGCCAAATCTGTGGCTAGTAAAATGATAGCTAATCAAAGTCAACAGAGTAATTTACCTAATATTTTGATAACTTCTTATGGAGAAGCTGGTGAACATATTCTTTGCCCGAACAGAGGGCCATTAATTAAACATTTAATTTCGATTGCTAGCCCTGGTGTAGACCTTCCTGAAGGTTATACGAATGTACCTCATCGACTCCGCTTGGAGTTTGATGATATAGATATTCCCCATAATGACCCTGAATACGTATTAGCAACTCCGGAACATATCAGAAAGGTAATTAATTTCGTGTCTGAAGTTTCCGAGTTGAACGGACATATCCTCATTCATTGCCAAGCGGGAATCAGTCGGTCTTCTGCGGTGGCTTTGACTGTCTGCGCTCAGCTACTTGGGGCTGGTAAGGAAAAAGATGCAATGGAAATAGTTATGAAGGCTAGACCCCAAGCGATGCCTAACTTGTGGGTGGTGGAATTAGCTGATGATGCTTTGGGGAGAGGGGGTAAGTTGTTAGAAGTTGCCCAAGGTTATCAAGGCTAA
- the cysC gene encoding adenylyl-sulfate kinase has translation MKQLGVTVWFTGLSGAGKTTISRAVEQELRSRGYNIEILDGDIVRENLTKGLGFSKEDRDENIRRIGFVAHLLSRNGVIVLVSAISPYREMRREVRKRIDDFIEVYVNAPLAVCEERDVKGLYKKARAGQIQHFTGIDDPYEEPENADVECRTDLETIEESVAKVLNKLETAGYIN, from the coding sequence ATGAAACAGCTTGGGGTAACGGTATGGTTTACAGGACTCAGCGGCGCTGGAAAAACTACGATCAGTAGAGCAGTAGAACAGGAATTGCGATCGCGCGGTTACAATATAGAAATCCTCGACGGGGATATTGTGCGGGAAAACTTGACTAAGGGATTGGGTTTTAGTAAAGAAGACCGAGATGAAAATATCCGCCGCATTGGATTTGTTGCCCATCTTTTGAGTAGAAACGGCGTAATTGTTCTGGTTTCCGCTATTTCCCCTTATCGCGAAATGCGACGAGAAGTGAGAAAGCGCATCGACGACTTCATCGAAGTTTACGTGAATGCACCCTTAGCAGTGTGCGAAGAAAGAGACGTAAAAGGATTGTATAAGAAAGCACGGGCAGGTCAAATTCAACATTTTACGGGTATTGACGATCCTTACGAAGAACCGGAAAATGCTGATGTAGAATGTCGCACCGATCTCGAAACGATCGAAGAAAGCGTGGCGAAAGTTTTAAATAAACTGGAAACTGCTGGATATATTAATTAA
- a CDS encoding photosystem II S4 domain protein: MLPREELLKGIENRDTAARVIDLAEQAIKTWEVVLTDFLSPPELAEIQQMFGRLTEVHLLAWGGYPQAERQRIAIARSELPLDSSQVEIVPLEIAGNFLFDPATHRDFLGAMLGCGIIREKTGDIIVLGERGAQTLVVPEMVEYLEQHLTQVRSVPVKTQRIELGELKIKEPKKKELTTVEASLRLDAIASAGFGMSRSKMVELINSGDVRVNWKDINSASHLVKTGDLIAISGKGRLQVGEVAVTKKERYRVQLTRYM; encoded by the coding sequence ATGTTACCAAGGGAAGAACTTTTAAAAGGAATCGAAAATCGCGATACTGCGGCTAGGGTAATTGACTTAGCTGAACAGGCAATTAAAACTTGGGAAGTTGTTTTAACTGATTTTCTTTCTCCTCCGGAATTGGCGGAAATTCAGCAAATGTTCGGTCGTTTAACGGAGGTGCATTTGTTAGCTTGGGGAGGTTATCCGCAAGCAGAAAGACAGCGAATTGCGATCGCGCGTTCTGAACTTCCCCTCGACTCATCCCAAGTAGAAATCGTACCTCTAGAGATTGCTGGGAATTTTCTGTTCGATCCGGCGACTCATCGCGATTTTCTGGGTGCGATGCTGGGATGTGGCATTATTCGGGAAAAAACGGGAGATATCATTGTTTTGGGAGAACGGGGTGCTCAAACTCTGGTAGTACCGGAAATGGTGGAATACCTAGAACAACATCTTACCCAAGTGCGATCGGTCCCTGTGAAAACGCAGCGAATTGAATTGGGCGAACTGAAGATTAAGGAACCGAAAAAGAAAGAGTTAACCACAGTTGAAGCTTCTTTGCGATTAGATGCGATCGCTTCTGCGGGTTTCGGGATGTCTCGCAGTAAAATGGTGGAATTAATTAATAGCGGAGATGTGCGAGTTAACTGGAAAGATATCAATTCTGCCAGTCATCTAGTTAAAACCGGTGATTTAATTGCGATTAGCGGTAAAGGACGCTTGCAAGTTGGCGAAGTAGCCGTAACTAAAAAAGAACGTTATCGAGTTCAATTAACTAGATATATGTAA